From Streptomyces sp. NBC_00775, one genomic window encodes:
- a CDS encoding aldo/keto reductase, whose protein sequence is MRYITLRDLEVSRSGLGAMGMSHGYTDSGTDEVESIRTLHRALELGVTFIDTAEIYGPYVNEELLGRALKGRRDQVVLATKFGLVSHAGEGAWTLDSSPANIRTAVEGSLTRLGTDRIDLYYQHRVDPRVPIEETVGALAELVAQGKIRAIGLSEAGPDTIRRAHAVHPVTAVQSEYSLWTRDPEARVLPLLRELRIGFVPFAPLGHGFLTGTIRSTDGFRQGDFRHGNPRFTGENFQRNLRLADEVQAVAAEAGATPAQVALAWLLAQGDDIAPIPGTKRVHRVEENTAADGIRLTAAQLDRLTSLPPAAGATHTEAGLRMLER, encoded by the coding sequence ATGCGCTACATCACCCTGCGTGACCTGGAGGTTTCCCGGAGCGGCCTCGGTGCGATGGGGATGTCCCACGGTTACACCGACTCCGGGACCGACGAGGTGGAGTCCATCCGTACCCTCCACCGCGCCCTGGAGCTGGGCGTCACCTTCATCGACACCGCCGAGATCTACGGTCCGTACGTCAATGAGGAACTGCTGGGCCGTGCCCTGAAGGGGCGCCGTGACCAGGTCGTGCTGGCGACGAAGTTCGGCCTCGTCTCGCACGCGGGCGAGGGAGCGTGGACCCTGGACAGCAGCCCGGCCAACATCCGCACCGCCGTCGAAGGCTCGCTCACACGCCTCGGCACCGACCGCATCGACCTGTACTACCAGCACCGCGTGGATCCGCGGGTGCCGATCGAGGAGACCGTCGGGGCGCTGGCCGAGCTGGTCGCCCAGGGCAAGATCCGCGCCATCGGCCTGTCCGAGGCCGGGCCCGACACCATTCGCCGCGCGCACGCCGTCCATCCGGTGACCGCGGTGCAGTCGGAGTACTCCCTGTGGACCCGCGACCCCGAAGCGCGGGTGCTGCCGCTGCTGCGCGAGCTGCGCATCGGCTTCGTACCGTTCGCGCCCCTGGGACACGGCTTCCTCACCGGCACGATCCGCTCCACCGACGGTTTCCGGCAAGGCGACTTCCGGCACGGCAACCCGCGCTTCACCGGCGAGAACTTCCAGCGCAACCTGCGCCTCGCCGACGAGGTGCAGGCCGTCGCCGCCGAGGCCGGCGCCACCCCGGCCCAAGTGGCCCTGGCGTGGCTGCTGGCTCAGGGCGACGACATCGCCCCCATCCCCGGTACCAAGCGCGTCCACCGGGTTGAGGAGAACACCGCCGCCGACGGCATCCGGCTGACCGCCGCACAGCTCGACAGGCTGACCAGCCTCCCTCCGGCGGCCGGAGCCACCCACACGGAAGCGGGTCTGCGGATGCTCGAACGCTGA
- a CDS encoding VWA domain-containing protein, producing MNAPAPATGVAERLTGLVGALRSHGVRIGTGETVDAAQALEALGLADRERLREGLAATLLHTSGQRRVFDPVFDVFFPRGVGSPDTEAPADREDLRDRLAAALAANDQAMLARLAVEAVDGFGGYGASPGSDGWSSYQTLDRLRPQTLMARVRDTVRARGDGTGFTDRLLEDEIRRRIEGFRRQVATEARRRVAERRGRDQIARRAVATTADRVDFLFAGRDQLAELRKVVQPLARKLATRLAARRRRAARGTIDLRRTLRGSLSTGGVPMRPVLRRRRPVRPELVLLCDVSGSVSGFSDFTMLLVQALHDQFSKVRVFAFVNLIDEVTGLLVHGAADADGLSARIRAEATLTGWHGSSDYGVSFGAFDERYADAVGPRTTVFILGDARTNMSDPNLPAVRHLSERARRVYWLNPEQRSQWGTGDSAAPAYAELVEMYECRNAQQLSGLIARLLPV from the coding sequence GTGAACGCTCCCGCGCCGGCGACGGGTGTCGCGGAGCGGCTGACAGGTCTTGTCGGCGCGCTGCGCTCGCACGGCGTCCGGATCGGCACCGGGGAAACCGTCGACGCCGCACAGGCGTTGGAGGCGCTCGGCCTCGCGGACCGCGAGCGGCTGCGCGAAGGGCTGGCCGCCACGCTGCTGCACACCAGCGGACAGCGACGGGTGTTCGACCCCGTCTTCGACGTGTTCTTTCCGCGCGGCGTCGGATCACCCGACACCGAAGCACCCGCGGACCGGGAGGATCTGCGCGACCGGCTCGCCGCCGCGCTCGCCGCCAACGACCAGGCGATGCTGGCCCGGCTGGCGGTCGAGGCGGTGGACGGCTTCGGCGGGTACGGGGCATCGCCCGGATCGGACGGCTGGTCGTCGTACCAGACACTCGACCGGCTCCGCCCGCAGACGCTGATGGCCCGCGTGCGGGACACCGTCCGAGCGCGGGGCGACGGCACGGGGTTCACCGACCGGCTGCTGGAGGACGAGATCCGGCGGCGTATCGAAGGCTTCCGGCGCCAGGTCGCCACGGAGGCGCGCCGCCGGGTCGCCGAGCGGCGCGGCCGGGACCAGATCGCGCGTCGGGCGGTCGCCACGACCGCCGACCGGGTCGACTTCCTGTTCGCCGGACGGGACCAACTCGCCGAGCTGCGCAAGGTGGTTCAGCCGCTCGCACGCAAGCTGGCCACCCGGCTCGCCGCGCGCCGCCGCCGCGCCGCCCGCGGCACCATCGACCTGCGGCGGACCCTGCGCGGGTCGCTGTCGACGGGCGGGGTGCCGATGCGACCGGTGCTCCGCCGGCGCCGCCCCGTCCGGCCCGAACTGGTGCTGCTGTGCGATGTGTCGGGCTCGGTGTCGGGCTTCTCCGACTTCACGATGCTGCTGGTGCAGGCGCTGCACGACCAGTTCAGCAAGGTGCGGGTGTTCGCCTTCGTCAACCTGATCGACGAGGTGACCGGGCTGCTGGTGCACGGCGCCGCCGACGCGGACGGACTGAGCGCCCGCATCCGGGCCGAGGCGACCCTCACGGGCTGGCACGGCAGCAGCGACTACGGCGTCTCGTTCGGCGCCTTCGACGAGCGGTACGCCGACGCGGTGGGCCCGCGCACCACCGTGTTCATCCTCGGCGACGCCCGTACCAACATGAGCGACCCGAACCTGCCGGCCGTACGGCACCTGTCCGAAAGGGCCCGGCGCGTCTACTGGCTGAACCCCGAGCAGCGCTCCCAATGGGGCACGGGCGACTCCGCCGCGCCCGCCTACGCGGAACTCGTCGAGATGTACGAGTGCCGCAACGCCCAGCAGCTGAGCGGGCTGATCGCCCGGCTGCTGCCGGTCTGA
- a CDS encoding DEAD/DEAH box helicase, with amino-acid sequence MNHPDRPDTSQGDLAQPKTLTPALPAVASFADLELPAEVLRTLTELGVREPFPIQAATLPNALAGRDLLGRGRTGSGKTLAFGLPLLVRTAGRRAEPKQPLALILVPTRELAQQVTEALAPYADALRLRMATVVGGMSIGRQVAALRDGAEIVVATPGRLHDLIERKACRLGRVRITVLDEADQMCDMGFLPQVTEVLDQVHPDGQRMLFSATLDRDVDHLVRSYLHDPVVHSVDPSAGAVTTMDHHVLIVHGPDRYAVTTEIAARDGRVLLFLDTKHAVDQLTRHLRASGVHAAALHSGKAQPQRTRTLAQFKNGQITVLVATNVAARGLHIDDLDLVVNVDPPTDPKDYVHRAGRTARAGESGRVVTLVLSGQRREMSRLMSEAGIEPTVTKVRSGEAELSRITGARTPSGAPLDGPAAPRPKNTNAPFRGLGTSKDTSRGTGGTGGKSRKSGEARKLAEARKAAMVRRGR; translated from the coding sequence ATGAATCACCCGGACCGCCCCGACACCTCGCAGGGCGACCTCGCCCAGCCGAAGACCCTCACCCCGGCGTTGCCCGCGGTCGCCTCCTTCGCCGACCTGGAACTGCCGGCCGAGGTGCTGCGAACGCTCACCGAGCTCGGCGTGCGCGAGCCCTTCCCGATCCAGGCGGCCACGCTGCCCAACGCCCTCGCGGGCCGAGACCTCCTGGGGCGCGGGCGCACCGGATCGGGCAAGACGCTCGCCTTCGGCCTGCCGCTGCTCGTACGGACGGCCGGGCGGCGCGCGGAGCCCAAGCAGCCCCTCGCTCTGATCCTGGTGCCTACCCGGGAGCTCGCTCAGCAGGTCACCGAGGCGCTCGCACCGTACGCCGACGCGCTCCGGCTGCGGATGGCCACGGTCGTCGGCGGTATGTCGATCGGCCGGCAGGTCGCCGCGCTGCGCGACGGAGCCGAGATCGTCGTCGCCACCCCCGGCCGCCTGCACGACCTCATCGAGCGCAAGGCCTGCCGCCTGGGACGGGTACGGATCACCGTCCTCGACGAGGCCGACCAGATGTGTGACATGGGCTTCCTGCCGCAGGTCACCGAGGTGCTCGACCAGGTGCACCCCGACGGCCAGCGGATGTTGTTCTCGGCCACCCTGGACCGCGACGTCGATCACCTGGTCCGCAGCTACCTCCACGACCCCGTCGTCCACTCGGTCGACCCGTCCGCGGGCGCGGTCACGACGATGGACCACCATGTGCTGATCGTCCACGGCCCCGACCGGTACGCCGTCACCACGGAGATCGCCGCCCGCGACGGCCGCGTACTGCTGTTCCTGGACACCAAGCACGCCGTCGACCAGCTCACCCGGCATCTTCGGGCCAGCGGAGTGCACGCCGCGGCCCTGCACAGCGGCAAGGCCCAGCCGCAGCGCACACGGACCCTGGCCCAGTTCAAGAACGGCCAGATCACCGTCCTGGTGGCGACCAATGTCGCGGCCCGTGGCCTGCACATCGACGACCTCGATCTCGTGGTCAACGTCGACCCGCCCACCGACCCCAAGGACTACGTGCACCGCGCGGGCCGCACCGCCCGGGCCGGTGAGTCCGGCCGCGTCGTCACGCTGGTGCTGTCGGGCCAGCGCCGCGAGATGAGCCGGCTGATGTCCGAGGCCGGCATCGAGCCGACGGTCACCAAGGTGCGCTCGGGCGAGGCGGAGCTGAGCCGGATCACCGGGGCCAGGACTCCCTCCGGCGCCCCGCTCGACGGGCCCGCCGCACCCCGGCCCAAGAACACCAACGCCCCCTTCCGCGGCCTGGGCACCAGCAAGGACACCTCCCGCGGCACGGGCGGCACGGGCGGCAAGTCCCGCAAGTCCGGCGAGGCCCGCAAGCTCGCCGAGGCCCGCAAGGCGGCCATGGTCCGCCGCGGCCGCTGA
- a CDS encoding FdhF/YdeP family oxidoreductase, translated as MSTIEDPTDDRLEVTAPKTWATGLPAVTHAMQYSLGQTSVRRTALTLLNINQTKGFDCPGCAWPEPAPGHRAKNEYCENGAKHINDEATSRRVTADFFRTYPISELGEKSDYWLNQQGRLTEPMVKRPGADHYEPVGWDEALGLLAGELRRLDSPDEALFYTSGRLNNEAAFLLQLFARAFGTNNLPDCSNMCHESSGSALQETLGIGKGSVSLDDIHHCDLILVVGQNPGTNHPRMLSALEETKLNGGHIVAVNPLPEAGLIRFKHPQKARGIVGRGTAIADQFLQIRPGGDLALFQALNLLLLEAEDARPGAVLDHAFIAAHTTGFDAFAERARKASWDDILEATGLTREEIEAVGERVLRSDSVIVCWAMGLTQQKHAVPTIREVVNFLMLRGNIGRPGAGVCPVRGHSNVQGDRTMGIWERMPQAFLDALEREFAFTPPTEHGLDSVNAIRAMRDGDAKVFLGVAGNFVRATPDSEVTERAMRRCRLTAHISTKLNRSHTVCGDTALILPTLGRSDRDIQAGGEQFITVEDSMSEVHASRGRLDPASPHLLSEVAIISRLARRTLGDSPSIPWEKFEADYGTIRDRISRVVPGFEDFSARVDRPGGFRLPNPVNEGVFPTPSGKAVFTCNDFEMLHAPEGHLLLQTLRSHDQWNTVPYAMNDRYRGIHNARRVVLVNPVDLEALGLADRSEVDLVSVWRDGVERRAEKFRVIAYPTTPGSAAAYYPETNVLVPLDSVADISNTPTSKGVVVRLEPAVAG; from the coding sequence ATGAGCACCATCGAAGACCCGACGGACGACCGGCTGGAAGTCACCGCGCCCAAGACCTGGGCGACGGGACTGCCCGCGGTGACGCACGCGATGCAGTACTCGCTGGGCCAGACGTCGGTCCGGCGGACGGCCCTGACGCTGCTGAACATCAACCAGACCAAGGGTTTCGACTGCCCCGGCTGCGCCTGGCCGGAGCCCGCGCCGGGGCACCGGGCGAAGAACGAGTACTGCGAGAACGGCGCCAAGCACATCAACGACGAGGCGACCTCGCGCCGGGTCACGGCTGACTTCTTCCGTACGTATCCGATCTCGGAGCTGGGGGAGAAGTCCGACTACTGGCTCAACCAGCAGGGCCGACTGACCGAACCCATGGTCAAACGGCCCGGGGCCGATCACTACGAGCCGGTCGGCTGGGACGAGGCGCTCGGTCTGCTCGCCGGGGAACTGCGCCGGCTCGACTCACCCGACGAGGCGCTCTTCTACACCTCGGGCCGGCTCAACAACGAGGCTGCGTTCCTTCTTCAGCTCTTCGCCCGGGCCTTCGGTACGAACAACCTGCCCGACTGCAGCAACATGTGCCATGAGTCCAGCGGCTCCGCACTTCAGGAGACGCTCGGGATCGGCAAGGGCAGCGTGAGCCTGGACGACATCCACCACTGCGACCTCATCCTCGTGGTGGGGCAGAATCCGGGGACGAATCATCCTCGGATGCTCTCCGCCCTGGAGGAGACCAAGCTCAACGGCGGTCACATCGTCGCCGTGAACCCGCTGCCCGAGGCCGGGCTCATCCGCTTCAAGCATCCGCAGAAGGCCCGCGGAATCGTCGGCCGCGGCACCGCCATCGCCGACCAGTTCCTGCAGATCCGGCCCGGCGGCGACCTCGCGCTCTTCCAGGCGCTCAACCTGCTGTTGCTGGAGGCCGAGGACGCGAGGCCGGGAGCGGTGCTGGACCACGCGTTCATCGCGGCGCACACGACGGGCTTCGACGCGTTCGCCGAGCGGGCCCGCAAGGCCTCCTGGGACGACATCCTCGAAGCCACCGGGCTGACCCGGGAGGAGATCGAGGCCGTGGGGGAGCGGGTCCTGCGGAGCGACAGCGTCATCGTCTGCTGGGCGATGGGACTGACGCAGCAGAAGCACGCCGTGCCCACCATCCGTGAAGTCGTCAACTTCCTCATGCTGCGCGGCAACATCGGCCGGCCCGGGGCGGGCGTCTGCCCGGTCCGCGGCCACAGCAACGTGCAGGGCGACCGGACCATGGGCATCTGGGAACGGATGCCGCAGGCCTTCCTGGACGCGCTGGAGCGCGAGTTCGCGTTCACCCCGCCCACCGAGCACGGCCTGGACTCGGTGAACGCCATCCGGGCCATGCGCGACGGCGACGCCAAGGTGTTCCTCGGGGTCGCCGGCAACTTCGTACGGGCCACCCCCGACAGCGAGGTCACCGAGCGGGCGATGCGGCGGTGCCGGCTCACCGCGCACATCTCCACCAAGCTCAACCGCTCCCACACCGTCTGCGGCGACACCGCGCTGATCCTGCCCACGCTGGGCCGCAGCGACCGGGACATCCAGGCGGGCGGCGAGCAGTTCATCACCGTCGAGGACTCGATGAGCGAGGTGCACGCCTCCCGTGGCCGCCTGGACCCGGCCTCACCGCACCTGCTCAGCGAGGTGGCGATCATCTCGCGGCTGGCCCGGCGCACCCTGGGCGACAGCCCCTCCATCCCCTGGGAGAAGTTCGAGGCGGACTACGGCACGATCCGGGACCGGATCTCCCGGGTCGTCCCGGGCTTCGAGGACTTCAGCGCCCGGGTGGACCGGCCGGGCGGCTTCCGGCTGCCCAATCCGGTGAACGAGGGGGTGTTCCCCACTCCGAGCGGCAAAGCCGTCTTCACCTGCAACGACTTCGAGATGCTGCACGCTCCCGAGGGGCATCTGCTGTTGCAGACCCTGCGCTCCCACGACCAGTGGAACACCGTCCCGTACGCCATGAACGACCGCTATCGGGGCATACACAACGCCCGCCGGGTGGTGCTCGTGAACCCCGTCGACCTGGAGGCGCTGGGGCTCGCCGACCGCAGCGAGGTGGACCTGGTGAGCGTGTGGCGTGACGGGGTGGAACGCCGTGCGGAGAAGTTCCGGGTGATCGCCTATCCGACCACCCCCGGCTCCGCCGCGGCGTACTACCCCGAGACCAACGTCCTGGTGCCGCTGGACAGCGTGGCCGACATCAGCAACACACCGACCTCGAAGGGCGTCGTGGTCCGGCTGGAACCCGCCGTCGCGGGGTGA
- a CDS encoding helix-turn-helix domain-containing protein, which translates to MASERTTTGGGSGGLELGRFLRARRTQTTPEQVGLTVGAGLRRTPGLRREELATLAGISIDYYVRLERGKETRPSPSVLDALARALHLDDQEHHHLRELVARAARYAPEPPPAPSRTVRPHLKLLLESMRPNPAYIVSRSMDFLAWNPGGLALYAGLDEWPAKQRNLARYLFLHPTARTLFPDWDIQVRTCVSRLRAIAGTAPDAPDLTHLVGELLLKSPDFARLWERYDVTGRKPVRKTFHHPHVGTITLTGQSMELEGTPGRRLGVYVAEPGTPDHDALLLLDMTAPQPASRGAEMNPEQSRKQL; encoded by the coding sequence ATGGCATCTGAGCGCACCACCACCGGCGGCGGAAGCGGCGGCCTGGAGCTCGGCCGGTTCCTGCGTGCCCGCCGCACCCAGACGACTCCGGAGCAGGTGGGTCTCACCGTCGGTGCCGGTCTGCGTCGCACCCCGGGGCTGCGCCGGGAGGAACTGGCCACCCTGGCCGGGATCAGCATCGACTACTACGTACGCCTGGAACGCGGCAAGGAGACCCGCCCCAGCCCCTCAGTCCTCGACGCCCTCGCCCGCGCCCTGCACCTCGACGACCAGGAGCACCATCATCTGCGCGAGCTGGTCGCCCGCGCCGCCCGGTACGCACCCGAGCCGCCTCCCGCACCCAGCCGCACGGTGCGCCCGCATCTGAAGCTGCTGCTGGAGTCGATGCGCCCGAACCCGGCCTACATCGTCAGCCGCAGCATGGACTTCCTCGCCTGGAACCCCGGTGGCCTCGCTCTGTACGCGGGTCTGGACGAATGGCCCGCCAAGCAACGCAACCTGGCCCGCTACCTCTTCCTCCACCCCACCGCCCGCACCCTGTTCCCCGACTGGGACATCCAGGTCCGCACCTGCGTCTCCCGGCTGCGTGCCATCGCCGGCACCGCGCCCGACGCCCCCGACCTGACCCACCTCGTCGGTGAACTGCTCCTCAAAAGCCCCGACTTCGCCAGACTCTGGGAACGCTACGACGTGACCGGCCGCAAACCCGTGCGCAAGACCTTTCACCATCCCCACGTCGGCACGATCACCCTCACCGGCCAGAGCATGGAACTGGAGGGCACCCCGGGCCGGCGCCTCGGCGTCTACGTCGCCGAACCAGGCACCCCCGACCACGACGCCCTGCTCCTGCTGGACATGACCGCGCCTCAACCGGCCTCGCGCGGGGCGGAGATGAACCCCGAGCAGTCGCGCAAGCAGCTCTGA
- a CDS encoding DoxX family protein — MNLALWIAAGLLAAVALGGGVSKTFVPKEKLAAVHGGGWTQEVGGGFVKTLGVLELLAALGLVLPAALDIAPVLVSVTAVCWILLMVGAMITHGRLGEFKFVVLNLIYLALAAFIAWGRFGPESFTG; from the coding sequence ATGAACCTCGCGCTGTGGATCGCTGCCGGACTGCTGGCCGCAGTAGCCCTGGGCGGCGGCGTCAGCAAGACATTCGTGCCCAAGGAGAAGCTGGCCGCGGTCCATGGCGGGGGATGGACCCAAGAGGTCGGCGGCGGCTTCGTCAAGACCCTCGGCGTCCTCGAACTCCTGGCCGCGCTGGGCTTGGTCCTGCCCGCCGCGCTCGACATCGCACCGGTTCTGGTGTCGGTGACCGCCGTCTGCTGGATCCTGCTGATGGTCGGCGCGATGATCACTCACGGCCGACTCGGCGAATTCAAGTTCGTGGTGCTGAACCTGATCTATCTCGCGCTTGCGGCATTCATCGCGTGGGGCCGCTTCGGCCCCGAGTCCTTCACCGGCTGA
- a CDS encoding RNA polymerase sigma-70 factor — MSKTEEFQELRPLLFSIAYRILGSVSEAEDAVQETWLRFEASATQPRSTKAFLSAAVTRLSIDVLRSARVRREEYVGPWFPEPLLADPYEDPARSAELADSVSMAALLLLERLSPLERAVFVLREVFDFGFPEVASAVGRSEAACRQLAVRARRHMAAGRPRFDADRKEREQLASRFFDALREGDVVGLQDLLAADVSMVGDGGGKAPQLARAVSGAENVARLLASVFPLLARIDVTFEPHEVNGQPGAIFRDRDGKVLHTLVLDVLDGQIQAIRAVINPDKLGHVGPVADAWAVHRDVQQARRPTK, encoded by the coding sequence ATGAGCAAGACCGAGGAGTTCCAGGAGCTGCGGCCGCTGCTGTTCTCGATCGCCTACCGGATCCTGGGCAGCGTGAGCGAGGCCGAGGACGCGGTCCAGGAGACCTGGCTGCGCTTCGAGGCCTCCGCGACACAGCCCAGGTCGACCAAGGCTTTTCTCTCGGCCGCGGTGACCCGGCTCTCGATCGACGTACTGCGCTCGGCCCGTGTCCGGCGGGAGGAGTACGTCGGTCCGTGGTTCCCCGAGCCGCTGCTCGCCGACCCTTATGAGGATCCGGCGCGGTCGGCGGAGCTGGCCGACTCGGTGTCGATGGCGGCCCTGTTGCTGCTGGAGCGGCTCAGCCCGCTGGAGCGCGCGGTCTTCGTCCTGCGGGAGGTGTTCGACTTCGGCTTTCCCGAGGTCGCGTCGGCGGTGGGGCGCTCGGAGGCGGCTTGCCGCCAGCTCGCGGTGCGGGCGCGACGCCATATGGCCGCGGGCCGGCCCCGGTTCGACGCGGACCGCAAGGAGCGGGAGCAACTGGCGTCGCGGTTCTTCGACGCCCTCCGCGAAGGCGACGTCGTCGGATTGCAGGACCTGCTCGCCGCCGATGTGTCGATGGTCGGCGACGGCGGCGGCAAGGCCCCGCAGTTGGCCAGGGCCGTCTCCGGCGCCGAGAACGTGGCCCGGCTGCTCGCGTCCGTCTTCCCTCTGCTGGCCCGGATCGACGTGACGTTCGAGCCGCACGAGGTGAACGGCCAGCCGGGCGCCATCTTCCGCGACCGGGACGGCAAGGTGCTCCACACCCTGGTGCTCGATGTACTCGACGGGCAGATCCAGGCGATCCGCGCGGTGATCAACCCCGACAAGCTCGGGCACGTGGGCCCAGTAGCGGACGCCTGGGCAGTCCACCGCGACGTACAACAGGCACGCCGGCCCACGAAATAG
- the frc gene encoding formyl-CoA transferase, whose product MTKALEGIRVLDMTHVQSGPSATQLLAWLGADVIKLEAPAGDITRKQLRDLPGVDSLYFTMLNSNKRSITLNTKTERGKDILTELIRRSDVMVENFGPGAIDRMGFTWDRIREINPRIVYASIKGFGEGPYTDFKAYEVVAQAMGGSMATTGFADGPPLATGAQIGDSGTGIHAVAGILAALFQRENTGRGQRVNVAMQHAVLNLCRVKLRDQQRLAHGPLAEYPNDDFGDEVPRSGNASGGGQPGWAVRCAPGGPNDYVYVIVQPVGWKPISALIGRPELADDPDWATPEARLPKLTKMFQLIEEWTATLPKWQVLEQLNAHNIPCGPILSTQEIIEDASLAANEIVVEVEHPERGSYVTVGNPLKLSDSPADISTSPLLGEHNEEIYVGELGLGDEELRLLKSSGVI is encoded by the coding sequence ATGACCAAGGCTCTCGAAGGTATCCGCGTCCTCGACATGACACACGTCCAGTCCGGTCCCTCGGCGACCCAACTCCTCGCCTGGCTCGGCGCGGACGTCATCAAGCTGGAGGCGCCGGCCGGCGACATCACCCGCAAGCAGCTGCGGGACCTGCCCGGCGTCGACTCCCTCTACTTCACGATGCTCAACAGCAACAAGCGCAGCATCACCCTCAACACCAAGACCGAACGCGGCAAGGACATCCTCACCGAGCTGATCCGCCGCTCGGATGTCATGGTCGAGAACTTCGGGCCCGGCGCCATCGACCGCATGGGCTTCACCTGGGACCGCATCCGCGAGATCAACCCCCGTATCGTCTACGCCTCCATCAAGGGATTCGGGGAGGGCCCCTACACCGACTTCAAGGCGTACGAGGTCGTCGCGCAGGCCATGGGCGGGTCCATGGCCACCACCGGCTTCGCCGACGGACCGCCGCTGGCCACCGGGGCCCAGATCGGCGACTCCGGCACCGGCATCCACGCTGTCGCCGGTATCCTCGCGGCACTGTTCCAGCGCGAGAACACCGGGCGCGGCCAGCGCGTCAACGTGGCCATGCAGCACGCCGTGCTCAACCTCTGCCGGGTCAAGCTGCGCGACCAGCAGCGCCTTGCCCACGGCCCGCTCGCCGAGTACCCCAACGACGACTTCGGCGACGAGGTTCCCCGCTCCGGCAACGCCTCGGGCGGCGGTCAGCCCGGCTGGGCCGTGCGCTGCGCACCCGGCGGGCCCAACGACTACGTCTACGTCATCGTCCAGCCCGTCGGCTGGAAACCGATCAGCGCCCTCATCGGACGGCCCGAACTCGCCGACGACCCCGACTGGGCCACCCCCGAAGCCCGCCTGCCCAAGCTCACCAAGATGTTCCAGCTCATCGAGGAATGGACCGCCACCCTCCCCAAGTGGCAGGTGCTGGAGCAGTTGAACGCCCACAACATCCCCTGCGGACCCATCCTCTCCACCCAGGAGATCATCGAGGACGCCTCCCTCGCCGCCAATGAGATCGTCGTCGAGGTCGAGCATCCCGAACGCGGCTCCTACGTCACGGTCGGCAACCCCCTCAAACTCTCCGACTCGCCGGCCGACATCAGCACCTCGCCCCTCCTCGGCGAACACAACGAAGAGATCTACGTCGGCGAACTCGGCCTCGGAGACGAGGAACTCCGCCTCCTCAAATCGAGCGGAGTGATCTGA
- a CDS encoding aldo/keto reductase translates to MQNVTLNNGVEMPILGFGVYQIPPEQTEQAVSDALAAGYRLLDTAAAYQNEEAVGRAIKNSGVPREELFVTTKLWIQDAPAQENTRRAFETSLNKLGLDHLDLYLMHQPYGDVYGQWRAMEDLQRAGRVKAIGVANFYPDRLVDLIANNDVTPAVNQIETHPFFQRTADQELMREHGVQIQSWGGFAEGKNSLFTHPLLSEIAKKHAKSVAQVVLRWLTQRGVVAIPKSVRAERMAENIDIFDFELTGDQMAAIAALDTGTSLFFDHHDPEIVTWLSKRRLDS, encoded by the coding sequence ATGCAGAACGTCACCCTGAACAACGGCGTCGAGATGCCGATCCTCGGATTCGGCGTCTACCAGATCCCGCCGGAGCAGACCGAGCAGGCCGTCTCCGATGCCCTCGCGGCGGGCTATCGCCTGCTCGACACGGCGGCCGCCTACCAGAACGAGGAAGCTGTCGGCCGCGCGATCAAGAACAGCGGCGTCCCGCGCGAGGAACTGTTCGTCACCACCAAGCTGTGGATCCAGGACGCGCCCGCGCAGGAGAACACCCGGCGCGCCTTCGAGACGTCGCTGAACAAGCTCGGCCTCGACCACCTCGACCTGTATCTGATGCATCAGCCCTACGGCGACGTGTACGGCCAGTGGCGAGCCATGGAGGACCTCCAGCGCGCGGGCCGCGTCAAGGCGATCGGCGTCGCCAACTTCTACCCCGACCGGCTCGTCGACCTCATCGCCAACAACGACGTCACGCCCGCGGTCAACCAGATCGAGACCCACCCGTTCTTCCAGCGCACCGCCGACCAGGAGCTCATGCGCGAGCACGGGGTCCAGATCCAGTCCTGGGGCGGGTTCGCCGAGGGCAAGAACAGCCTGTTCACCCACCCGCTGCTGAGCGAGATCGCAAAGAAGCACGCCAAGTCCGTGGCGCAGGTCGTGCTGCGCTGGCTGACCCAGCGCGGCGTCGTCGCGATCCCCAAGTCGGTCCGCGCCGAGCGGATGGCGGAGAACATCGACATCTTCGACTTCGAGCTCACCGGCGACCAGATGGCGGCCATCGCCGCCCTGGACACCGGAACGTCCTTGTTCTTCGACCACCACGACCCGGAGATCGTCACCTGGCTCAGCAAGCGGCGCCTGGACAGCTGA